A single window of Leptospira wolffii serovar Khorat str. Khorat-H2 DNA harbors:
- a CDS encoding nucleoside deaminase, whose amino-acid sequence MSGFLIEPLLAEFLARFQEIRKENENEIPSFTRIYKNGELICEAINSVETSEDSSLHSEVLAISKAKEIVKERYLTDCVLLTTLEPCLMCGGSILLSRIPKVAYLVPAKPGEGISSLSLETIYSRNFFPELILFRSEETKQIFKTFFKDKRN is encoded by the coding sequence ATGAGCGGATTTTTAATAGAACCTTTACTTGCGGAATTTCTTGCCCGCTTTCAGGAAATTCGCAAGGAGAACGAGAATGAAATCCCCAGTTTCACGCGTATCTATAAAAACGGAGAATTGATTTGCGAAGCTATCAACTCGGTCGAGACTTCCGAGGATTCCTCTCTTCATAGCGAAGTGCTTGCCATCTCTAAAGCCAAGGAAATCGTAAAAGAACGCTATTTGACGGACTGCGTTCTTCTCACAACCTTAGAGCCTTGTCTTATGTGCGGAGGTTCTATTCTACTCTCTCGAATCCCTAAAGTAGCATACCTGGTTCCCGCAAAGCCGGGCGAGGGTATCTCTTCTCTTTCTTTGGAAACGATCTATAGTCGGAATTTCTTTCCGGAACTCATTCTATTCCGATCCGAAGAGACCAAACAAATCTTTAAAACTTTCTTCAAGGACAAGAGGAATTAA